A segment of the Candidatus Izimaplasma bacterium HR1 genome:
GATTCTAGTGATGAAGCATCAAAAGAAATACAAAAGGAAATACTAAAGTTCTTTAAGGACTTTGAATTATTAGATTTTTACTTATTAGATACCTCTACACTTGAATTGGAAGTATCTAATTTTGGACTTTACTCTGAGCCAGTTATATATATTATATCTAGCAATAGAGTTTATGAAGAATATAAAGGGATTACTGCTATAAGTGAATTTATAGTAGAGTATAGTAATATTGAGTTCGATTACGATTTATTTGAAGCACAACATATTTCAAGTTACGAAGAAATTTTAGCTATTGAAAATGAATCATATATTTTGTATTACTATTTAGATAGTTGTCCACATTGTATTGCTAGTAAGCCATATATGTTACCTTGGGCATTTACTAAAAGTGCTGAGGATATCTATTTTATGGAAGGTTCAACTGTACCTAATGCAGATCAGAAACCAACAGAACTTATTATTCTTAATTCCGGTACTCCGATTTTGGTTTTAATGTCTAATGGGAAGTTTGCCAACGAGTTTTATAGTGGAAAAAAAGATGTATTGAACTATATTGACGAAGTTGGTGATGGTGATATAATTGCTAAAGAATTGCTACTTGATTATGATGAATTTGATGAATTTTCTATTGATTATTTTGACACACTCACAATTAGTGATAACCTTCATTTTGAGTACTTCTATAGTCCTTATTGTTCGCACTGTGAAGCTATTAAGCAAGAGTTGTTGCTTTTCCTTGATGGACTAGTAAATATTGATTTTTACTTGATAGACACATCAACAGCTGATGGTGTTTCTAAAATATCTAGTTTTAGAGGAACTCCCTCATTATTTATTGTAAATGACAATGAAGTTGTTGCCGAATATGTTGGCAGTCTTGATATACCAAATTTTATTGAAAATTATATTAACGGAGAAATAGATTTAAGTATTTATGAGTAAAACAAAATCACATCAGTGATTTTGTTTTTATGTTATAATTAAAGAAGGTGATTTTATGAAAAAAGAAGTTATAGTTATTGGAGCTGGTTTAGCAGGTAGTGAAGCCAGTTATCAGTTAGCTAAAAGAGGATATAAAGTAAAATTATATGAAATGAGACCAAAGAAACTAACACCAGCACACAAAACTGGTTTATTTGCTGAGTTAGTATGTTCTAATAGCCTCAGAGCTAATAGTTTAGAGAATGCTGTAGGTCTTCTAAAACAAGAAATGAGAATGTTAGATTCTTTGATAATTAGATGTGCTGATGCATCACAAGTTCCAGCTGGTGGAGCACTAGCTGTTGATCGAGATATTTTTAGTGAAATGGTAACTAAAGAGATAAGGAGTAATCCCAATATTGAAGTTATTGAAGAAGAGATTTTAGAAATTCCAAATGTCCCTGTTATTATCGCATCAGGGCCATTAACTAGTGATATTTTAAGTGAAAAAATTAAAGAATTAATTCACGAAGATTATTTGTACTTCTTTGATGCTGCCGCACCAATTGTTGAATTTGATTCTATCAATATGGAAAAAGCGTATATGAAGAGTAGGTATGACAAAGGTGAAGCTTCTTACATAAATTGTCCAATGACAATGGAAGAGTATAATTTATGGTATAAAGAATTAATCAAAGCAAAAGCAGTAGAAATGAAAGAGTTTGAACTAAAAGTCTTTGAAGGTTGTATGCCTTTTGAAGAAATAGCAAGAAGAGGTCGTCAAACACTATTATTTGGTCCAATGAAACCTGTTGGTTTGGAAACACCTGATGGTGAAAGACCATACGCTGTCGTTCAGTTAAGACAGGACAATAAAGAAGGTACACTATTTAACATTGTAGGATTCCAAACACATTTAACATTTGGGGAGCAAAAAAGAATAATAAGAATGATTCCTGGTCTTGAAAATGCAAGCATAGTTAGATACGGAGTTATGCATAGAAATACCTTTATTAATAGTCCTAAATTACTGACTAGAAATTACCAGTTAAGGGATAATAAGAATATTTATTTCGCAGGTCAAATAACTGGTGTAGAAGGGTATGTTGAAAGTGCTGGGAGTG
Coding sequences within it:
- the trmFO gene encoding Methylenetetrahydrofolate--tRNA-(uracil-5-)-methyltransferase TrmFO, with translation MKKEVIVIGAGLAGSEASYQLAKRGYKVKLYEMRPKKLTPAHKTGLFAELVCSNSLRANSLENAVGLLKQEMRMLDSLIIRCADASQVPAGGALAVDRDIFSEMVTKEIRSNPNIEVIEEEILEIPNVPVIIASGPLTSDILSEKIKELIHEDYLYFFDAAAPIVEFDSINMEKAYMKSRYDKGEASYINCPMTMEEYNLWYKELIKAKAVEMKEFELKVFEGCMPFEEIARRGRQTLLFGPMKPVGLETPDGERPYAVVQLRQDNKEGTLFNIVGFQTHLTFGEQKRIIRMIPGLENASIVRYGVMHRNTFINSPKLLTRNYQLRDNKNIYFAGQITGVEGYVESAGSGLVASISLARQLAEKEEIIFSENTIIGSESYYISHASISDFQPMNANYGILQKLDFKHKKKERKLLYKERSLKIMEDIINRLED
- a CDS encoding Thioredoxin, whose product is MKRILFLVLFLFTFTLSSCSLLGVSYSDFEEQSLNSYYQSETISNNRYVLYYYDSSDEASKEIQKEILKFFKDFELLDFYLLDTSTLELEVSNFGLYSEPVIYIISSNRVYEEYKGITAISEFIVEYSNIEFDYDLFEAQHISSYEEILAIENESYILYYYLDSCPHCIASKPYMLPWAFTKSAEDIYFMEGSTVPNADQKPTELIILNSGTPILVLMSNGKFANEFYSGKKDVLNYIDEVGDGDIIAKELLLDYDEFDEFSIDYFDTLTISDNLHFEYFYSPYCSHCEAIKQELLLFLDGLVNIDFYLIDTSTADGVSKISSFRGTPSLFIVNDNEVVAEYVGSLDIPNFIENYINGEIDLSIYE